One Serinicoccus chungangensis genomic window carries:
- the trmD gene encoding tRNA (guanosine(37)-N1)-methyltransferase TrmD, whose product MPLRLDVVTIFPEYLAPLDLSLLGRARREGLLDVHVHDLRRWTHDRHRTVDDTPYGGGAGMVMRPEPWGEALDEICSSVPGRTPRLVVPGPGGEVFSQEVASRLALEEDWLVFVCGRYEGIDERVYDEFAARYPLSILSLGDYVLNGGEVAVLAMTEAVARLLPGMVGNEASLLEESHTGGLLEYPVYTKPASWRGHDVPEVLLSGHHGRIAAWRQEQRLLRTAQRRPDLLARYEADH is encoded by the coding sequence ATGCCGCTGCGGCTGGACGTCGTCACGATCTTCCCCGAGTACCTCGCGCCCCTGGACCTGTCGCTGCTGGGGCGCGCCCGGCGCGAGGGGTTGCTGGACGTGCACGTCCACGACCTGCGGAGGTGGACCCACGACCGGCACCGCACCGTCGACGACACCCCGTACGGCGGCGGGGCCGGGATGGTGATGCGGCCCGAGCCGTGGGGCGAGGCCCTGGACGAGATCTGCTCGTCCGTGCCCGGCCGCACGCCGCGCCTCGTGGTGCCGGGGCCCGGCGGTGAGGTCTTCAGCCAGGAGGTCGCGTCCCGCCTGGCCCTGGAGGAGGACTGGCTCGTCTTCGTGTGCGGACGCTACGAGGGGATCGACGAGCGGGTCTACGACGAGTTCGCGGCGCGCTACCCGCTCAGCATCCTGAGCCTGGGCGACTACGTGCTCAACGGGGGCGAGGTGGCTGTGCTGGCCATGACCGAGGCGGTGGCACGGCTGCTGCCCGGCATGGTCGGCAACGAGGCGTCCCTGCTGGAGGAGTCGCACACGGGCGGGCTGCTGGAGTACCCCGTCTACACCAAGCCCGCCAGCTGGCGCGGGCACGACGTCCCCGAGGTGCTGCTCTCCGGCCACCACGGCCGGATCGCCGCCTGGCGGCAGGAGCAGCGGCTGCTCCGCACGGCGCAGCGCCGCCCCGACCTCCTGGCCCGCTACGAGGCCGACCACTGA
- a CDS encoding DUF2469 domain-containing protein, producing the protein MSAEDLEKYETDAELALYREYRDVVGLFTHVVETERRFYLANEVDVQVRTGDGETWFEVTLTDAWVWDVYRPARFVRKARVITFKDVNVEELAKSDLDVKGLTDGR; encoded by the coding sequence ATGAGCGCGGAGGACCTGGAGAAGTACGAGACCGACGCCGAGCTGGCGCTCTACCGCGAGTACCGCGACGTCGTCGGGCTGTTCACCCACGTGGTGGAGACCGAGCGCCGGTTCTACCTCGCCAACGAGGTCGACGTGCAGGTCCGGACCGGGGACGGGGAGACCTGGTTCGAGGTGACGCTCACCGACGCCTGGGTCTGGGACGTCTACCGACCGGCCCGCTTCGTGCGCAAGGCCCGGGTCATCACCTTCAAGGACGTCAACGTCGAGGAGCTCGCCAAGTCCGACCTCGACGTCAAGGGCCTCACCGACGGTCGCTGA
- the rpsP gene encoding 30S ribosomal protein S16, with protein sequence MAVKIRLKRMGKIRAPYYRVVVMDSRAKRDGRAIEEIGKYHPTEEPSLIDIDSERAQYWLGVGAQPTEQVAALLRVTGDWQKYKGEPGAEGTLRVREPKADKKALYEAALAASDGEDTSGATTQRRKKSTKAGASATDETAPAADTDGSAAASSGDEAAESGAQTDEA encoded by the coding sequence GTGGCTGTCAAGATTCGTCTGAAGCGCATGGGCAAGATCCGTGCACCGTACTACCGCGTCGTCGTCATGGACTCCCGCGCCAAGCGGGACGGCCGGGCGATCGAGGAGATCGGCAAGTACCACCCCACCGAGGAGCCGTCGCTCATCGACATCGACTCCGAGCGTGCGCAGTACTGGCTCGGTGTCGGCGCGCAGCCGACCGAGCAGGTCGCAGCGCTGCTCAGGGTCACCGGCGACTGGCAGAAGTACAAGGGTGAGCCGGGTGCCGAGGGCACGCTGAGGGTCCGCGAGCCCAAGGCGGACAAGAAGGCCCTCTACGAGGCTGCCCTGGCCGCCTCCGACGGCGAGGACACCTCGGGCGCCACGACCCAGCGTCGCAAGAAGTCCACCAAGGCCGGGGCCTCCGCCACGGACGAGACGGCTCCGGCGGCCGACACCGACGGCTCCGCCGCCGCCAGCAGCGGTGACGAGGCGGCTGAGAGCGGCGCGCAGACCGACGAGGCCTGA
- the rimM gene encoding ribosome maturation factor RimM (Essential for efficient processing of 16S rRNA) translates to MSPTFVVARVGKPHGLRGEVTVQVHTDDPEARLTPGARFDTDPAPRGPLTLATVRQHQGTYLLGFEGHPDRTAAEALRGTRLLVDDDAGEDEDADEGWREDDLLGFTVVQVDGRPVGEVAALHVRPVQDLLEVRTPSGAVVLVPFVEELVPEVDEERRTVVVDPPPGLLELGE, encoded by the coding sequence ATGAGCCCGACCTTCGTCGTCGCCCGTGTCGGCAAGCCGCACGGTCTGCGCGGTGAGGTCACCGTGCAGGTGCACACCGACGACCCGGAGGCCCGGCTCACCCCCGGTGCCCGCTTCGACACCGACCCCGCGCCGCGCGGCCCGCTCACGCTGGCCACCGTGCGGCAGCACCAGGGCACCTACCTCCTGGGGTTCGAGGGGCACCCCGACCGCACCGCCGCCGAGGCGCTGCGCGGCACCCGGCTGCTCGTGGACGACGACGCGGGGGAGGACGAGGACGCCGACGAGGGGTGGCGCGAGGACGACCTGCTCGGCTTCACCGTCGTCCAGGTCGACGGGCGGCCGGTCGGTGAGGTCGCGGCGCTGCACGTGCGGCCGGTCCAGGACCTGCTGGAGGTGCGGACCCCGTCCGGGGCCGTCGTGCTCGTGCCCTTCGTGGAGGAGCTGGTGCCCGAGGTCGACGAGGAGCGGCGCACCGTGGTCGTGGACCCGCCCCCCGGTCTGCTCGAGCTGGGGGAGTGA
- a CDS encoding RDD family protein: MPSAPPTRAPASWRPSPRARVGSWLGDWAVVGGWLGVLTLAGLVLRPTLGVSATVTVTPGSLLASDVAVTLATVVPYVCYLALTESSARQATLGKRWAGLVVTALDGTAPSRSAVWLRNVVKALPWQLAHLGASRGILEVQEGWGLGLVVLSLVLAVLCAAPALVGGRGIHDRAAGTRVARVASRGMAP; the protein is encoded by the coding sequence ATGCCGTCCGCGCCCCCGACGAGAGCGCCCGCGTCCTGGCGTCCCTCGCCGCGGGCCCGGGTGGGGTCCTGGCTCGGGGACTGGGCGGTCGTCGGCGGGTGGCTCGGGGTACTGACCCTGGCCGGCCTCGTGCTGCGACCGACGCTCGGGGTCTCTGCCACCGTCACCGTCACGCCGGGTTCCCTGCTGGCCTCCGACGTCGCCGTCACGCTGGCCACCGTGGTCCCCTACGTGTGCTACCTCGCGCTCACCGAGTCCTCTGCCCGTCAGGCCACGCTCGGCAAGCGGTGGGCAGGCCTGGTGGTGACGGCGCTCGACGGCACCGCGCCGAGCCGCTCCGCGGTCTGGCTCCGCAACGTCGTCAAGGCCCTCCCGTGGCAGCTGGCACATCTCGGCGCGAGCAGGGGGATCCTGGAGGTGCAGGAGGGCTGGGGCCTAGGTCTGGTGGTGCTCTCGCTCGTGCTGGCGGTGCTGTGCGCCGCACCGGCCCTCGTCGGGGGTCGCGGCATCCACGACCGCGCGGCGGGTACCCGGGTGGCGCGGGTCGCGAGCCGGGGAATGGCCCCGTGA
- the lepB gene encoding signal peptidase I — protein MSEPTRERGSSSDEGTPRPVERRAPTGGFWAGVREVVTIAATALVISFLIKTFVAQAFWIPSGSMEPTLVYGDRVMVSKVQAGPLSVDRGDVVVFEDPGGWLPPVQRVDRGPVVNAALRTLEFVGVAPSSQGNHLIKRVIGLPGDTVECCDDEGRLMVNGEPLDEDYVYPGDEPSTTDFSVTVPEDHIWLMGDHRSNSRDSRANDDGTGQEGSVPLDAVVGQAVVLLYPFDHFDWFTVPDTFADVPDAP, from the coding sequence GTGAGCGAACCCACCCGGGAGAGGGGCAGCTCCTCCGACGAGGGCACCCCGCGGCCGGTCGAACGGCGGGCCCCCACCGGTGGCTTCTGGGCGGGGGTCCGGGAGGTCGTCACGATCGCCGCGACCGCCCTGGTCATCTCCTTCCTCATCAAGACCTTCGTCGCGCAGGCGTTCTGGATCCCCTCCGGCAGCATGGAGCCGACGCTGGTCTACGGCGACCGGGTCATGGTGAGCAAGGTGCAGGCCGGCCCCCTGTCGGTCGACCGAGGTGACGTCGTCGTCTTCGAGGACCCGGGCGGCTGGCTGCCGCCGGTGCAGCGGGTGGACCGCGGGCCGGTCGTCAACGCGGCGCTGCGCACCCTGGAGTTCGTGGGGGTCGCGCCGTCGTCGCAGGGCAACCACCTCATCAAGCGGGTCATCGGGCTGCCCGGCGACACCGTCGAGTGCTGCGACGACGAGGGCCGGCTCATGGTCAACGGCGAGCCCCTCGACGAGGACTACGTCTACCCCGGCGACGAGCCCAGCACCACCGACTTCTCCGTCACGGTGCCCGAGGACCACATCTGGCTCATGGGCGACCACCGGTCGAACTCGCGCGACTCGCGGGCCAACGACGACGGCACCGGCCAGGAGGGTTCGGTGCCGCTGGACGCGGTCGTCGGCCAGGCCGTCGTCCTGCTCTACCCGTTCGACCACTTCGACTGGTTCACCGTCCCGGACACCTTCGCCGACGTCCCGGACGCGCCGTGA
- a CDS encoding ribonuclease HII: MERTLQREGFAVLVGMDEVGRGALAGPVSVGVVAIDASCRTAPQGVKDSKLLTAAARERLVPRIRRWALGHAVGHAWPQEIDDRGIMAALRLAGERALAGLGATRPDLVLLDGNHDWLTDPTRVGLLGLVDGPPPGPPVRTMVKADLRCSSVAAASVLAKVERDGLMVQAAAEPRHSAYLWDQNKGYAAPEHQDALRRLGPSDWHRRSWNIAAAATVVAGEEGVTP, encoded by the coding sequence GTGGAGCGCACGCTGCAGCGCGAGGGCTTTGCCGTGCTCGTGGGCATGGACGAGGTCGGCCGGGGTGCCCTCGCCGGACCGGTGAGCGTGGGCGTCGTCGCGATCGACGCCTCGTGCCGGACGGCGCCCCAGGGGGTCAAGGACTCCAAGCTGCTCACCGCCGCGGCGCGCGAGCGCCTGGTGCCGCGGATCCGGCGGTGGGCCCTCGGGCACGCCGTGGGGCACGCCTGGCCCCAGGAGATCGACGACCGGGGCATCATGGCGGCCCTGCGGCTGGCGGGGGAGCGGGCGCTGGCCGGGCTGGGCGCCACGAGACCGGACCTCGTCCTGCTCGACGGCAACCACGACTGGCTGACCGACCCGACCCGCGTCGGCCTGCTCGGGCTCGTCGACGGCCCACCACCCGGCCCCCCGGTCCGCACCATGGTCAAGGCCGACCTGCGCTGCTCCTCCGTGGCCGCGGCCTCGGTCCTGGCGAAGGTGGAGCGGGACGGGCTGATGGTGCAGGCGGCGGCCGAGCCACGGCACAGCGCCTACCTGTGGGACCAGAACAAGGGCTACGCCGCACCCGAGCACCAGGACGCCCTGCGCCGGCTGGGGCCCAGCGACTGGCACCGGCGCAGCTGGAACATCGCCGCGGCGGCGACCGTCGTCGCGGGCGAGGAAGGAGTGACGCCATGA
- the rplS gene encoding 50S ribosomal protein L19 codes for MHKLADLDAASLRSDIPDFRAGDTVNVHVKVIEGNRSRVQVFKGVVIRRHGGGLGETYTVRKVSFGVGVERTFPLHSPNVEKIEVASRGVVRRAKLYYLRDLRGKAAKIRERRDSVPAAKSQPADQG; via the coding sequence ATGCACAAGCTTGCCGATCTCGACGCCGCGAGCCTTCGCAGCGACATCCCCGACTTCCGGGCCGGCGACACCGTCAACGTCCACGTCAAGGTCATCGAGGGCAACCGCTCCCGTGTCCAGGTCTTCAAGGGCGTCGTCATCCGTCGTCACGGCGGTGGCCTCGGTGAGACCTACACCGTGCGCAAGGTGTCCTTCGGTGTCGGTGTCGAGCGCACCTTCCCGCTGCACTCGCCGAACGTGGAGAAGATCGAGGTCGCGAGCCGCGGTGTCGTGCGCCGCGCCAAGCTCTACTACCTGCGCGACCTGCGCGGCAAGGCGGCCAAGATCCGCGAGCGCCGCGACAGCGTCCCGGCCGCCAAGTCGCAGCCGGCCGACCAGGGCTGA
- a CDS encoding YifB family Mg chelatase-like AAA ATPase — translation MALARTHAVTLSGVEGRLVTVEAQGADGLPATVMTGLADSACRQAPDRVRPALRNCGMPVPPRRWTINLSPAGVPKAGSGLDLAIAVAMMAAEGHVPPAAVRGIGHVGEVGLAGDVRPVPGVLPMTLAAAADGVAELLVAADAAREAALVAGVQVHPVRTLGDVRAFYLARSRGEELHLELPPAAPSVPARVPDLGDVVGQAVARQALEIAAAGGHHLLLVGPPGAGKTMLAERLPGILPELGPDDALAVTGIHSVLGALPADDRLVTRPPFVAPHHTASTAAVIGGGSRLIHPGAVSRAHRGVLFMDEAPEFRRDVLDGLRQPLESGEVLIARADRHVRLPARFQLVLAANPCPCGGAGGACSCPPFRRTGYLGRLSGPLLDRIDLKLAVSAVTRGDLALPPGEPSAVVAARVLQARQRQRERWRASPWLLNSEVPGAVLREQPWRLGPAQRRPLERAMDRGALTLRGLDRALRVAWTLADLRGAPRPDLDDVTLALDLRTPSGVKVA, via the coding sequence ATGGCCCTCGCGCGGACGCACGCCGTCACCCTGAGCGGGGTCGAGGGGCGCCTGGTCACCGTGGAGGCCCAGGGGGCCGACGGGCTGCCGGCGACGGTGATGACCGGTCTGGCCGACAGCGCCTGCCGGCAGGCGCCGGACCGGGTGCGGCCCGCCCTGCGCAACTGCGGGATGCCGGTCCCCCCGCGGCGGTGGACCATCAACCTGTCACCGGCGGGCGTCCCCAAGGCCGGCAGCGGCCTGGACCTCGCCATCGCGGTGGCGATGATGGCCGCGGAGGGCCACGTGCCCCCGGCGGCGGTCCGGGGGATCGGCCACGTCGGGGAGGTCGGCCTCGCCGGCGACGTGCGTCCGGTGCCCGGGGTGCTGCCCATGACGCTGGCCGCCGCCGCCGACGGCGTCGCCGAGCTGCTGGTGGCCGCGGACGCGGCGCGGGAGGCGGCCCTGGTGGCCGGGGTGCAGGTGCACCCGGTGCGCACGCTCGGTGACGTCCGTGCCTTCTACCTCGCCCGGTCCCGTGGCGAGGAGCTGCACCTCGAGCTGCCCCCGGCCGCACCCTCCGTCCCGGCCCGGGTGCCCGACCTCGGTGACGTGGTCGGGCAGGCCGTGGCCCGCCAGGCCCTGGAGATCGCCGCGGCCGGGGGCCACCACCTGCTGCTGGTGGGCCCGCCGGGGGCGGGCAAGACGATGCTCGCCGAGCGGCTTCCGGGCATCCTGCCCGAGCTGGGGCCTGACGACGCGCTGGCGGTGACGGGCATCCACTCCGTCCTCGGCGCCCTGCCGGCGGACGACCGGCTGGTGACGCGCCCGCCCTTCGTCGCGCCGCACCACACGGCGTCCACGGCCGCGGTCATCGGCGGCGGCTCCCGCCTCATCCATCCGGGTGCCGTGTCGCGGGCCCACCGCGGCGTCCTCTTCATGGACGAGGCGCCGGAGTTCCGCCGCGACGTCCTCGACGGTCTGCGCCAGCCCCTGGAGTCGGGCGAGGTGCTCATCGCCCGGGCCGACCGGCACGTGCGTCTGCCTGCCCGTTTCCAGCTCGTGCTCGCGGCCAACCCGTGCCCCTGCGGCGGCGCCGGCGGTGCCTGCTCGTGCCCACCCTTCCGCCGGACCGGCTATCTGGGCCGGCTCTCCGGGCCCTTGCTGGACCGGATCGATCTCAAGCTGGCCGTGAGTGCGGTCACCCGTGGCGACCTGGCGCTCCCGCCGGGCGAGCCGTCCGCCGTGGTGGCAGCCCGGGTGCTGCAGGCGCGGCAGCGCCAGCGGGAGCGGTGGCGGGCGTCGCCCTGGCTGCTCAACAGCGAGGTCCCCGGGGCGGTGCTGCGCGAGCAGCCCTGGCGTCTGGGCCCGGCGCAGCGGCGGCCGCTCGAGCGCGCGATGGACCGGGGTGCGTTGACGCTGCGGGGTCTGGACCGCGCGCTCCGGGTCGCCTGGACGCTGGCCGACCTGCGCGGCGCCCCGCGCCCCGACCTCGACGACGTCACCCTGGCGCTGGACCTGCGCACGCCGAGCGGGGTGAAGGTGGCATGA
- the dprA gene encoding DNA-processing protein DprA: MRADDERRARILLSRLAEPYDERIQQVVAEHGVVDTVGYALRDGRAPGGVDLGRLTARVARARTVDDERIAGRLGARILVPGDPEWPDGLDQLEQPPWCLWVSGPGDLAALSGRSVAVVGARASTAYGDHVTAGLCVDLVARGFTVVSGAAFGIDAAAHRATLSAEGSTVAVLAGGVDVPYPRANTDLIDRIRRTGALVSETPPGGAPARMRFLARNRIIAGVALGTVVVEAGLRSGARSTLKHARELGRPVMAVPGSVESLMSQGTHAEIRIGAELVTDGAEVAELVGRIGDDLAPVKQGERRATDGLTEDLRRVWQWLRPRSSSAVDDVMARSGLTLRETLGALRELERAGLAEELLDGWQRRPVGAR; encoded by the coding sequence ATGAGGGCGGACGACGAGCGTCGGGCGCGGATCCTGCTGTCCCGGCTCGCCGAGCCCTACGACGAGCGCATCCAGCAGGTGGTGGCCGAGCACGGGGTCGTGGACACCGTCGGCTACGCCCTGCGCGACGGTCGCGCCCCCGGCGGCGTGGACCTCGGGCGACTCACGGCGCGGGTCGCGCGCGCCCGGACCGTCGACGACGAGCGGATCGCCGGTCGGCTGGGGGCTCGCATCCTCGTGCCCGGCGACCCCGAGTGGCCCGACGGCCTCGACCAGCTGGAGCAGCCGCCCTGGTGCCTCTGGGTGAGCGGGCCGGGCGACCTCGCCGCGCTGTCCGGGCGCAGCGTCGCGGTGGTGGGTGCCCGGGCGAGCACCGCCTACGGCGACCACGTCACCGCCGGGCTGTGCGTCGACCTCGTGGCCCGCGGCTTCACGGTCGTGTCCGGTGCGGCCTTCGGCATCGACGCGGCGGCCCACCGCGCGACGCTGTCGGCGGAGGGGTCCACCGTGGCGGTGCTGGCCGGAGGGGTCGACGTGCCCTATCCCCGCGCCAACACCGATCTCATCGACCGCATCCGTCGGACCGGTGCCCTGGTCAGCGAGACGCCACCGGGCGGGGCCCCGGCCCGGATGCGCTTCCTCGCCCGCAACCGCATCATCGCGGGCGTGGCCCTGGGGACGGTGGTCGTCGAGGCTGGCCTGCGGTCCGGCGCCCGCTCGACGCTCAAGCACGCCCGGGAGCTGGGCCGGCCGGTGATGGCCGTCCCGGGTTCGGTGGAGAGCCTCATGTCGCAGGGCACGCACGCCGAGATCCGGATCGGCGCCGAGCTCGTCACGGACGGCGCCGAGGTGGCCGAGCTGGTCGGGCGCATCGGTGACGACCTCGCACCGGTCAAGCAGGGAGAGAGACGTGCCACGGACGGGCTCACGGAGGACCTGCGGCGGGTGTGGCAGTGGCTTCGGCCGCGCTCCTCGAGCGCGGTCGACGACGTCATGGCGCGGTCGGGCCTGACGCTGCGGGAGACGCTCGGGGCGCTGCGCGAGCTGGAGCGTGCGGGTCTGGCCGAGGAGCTCCTCGACGGGTGGCAACGGCGACCTGTGGGGGCCCGATGA
- a CDS encoding tyrosine recombinase XerC: MLAEFAQHLEIEKGRSSHTVRAYLADLRALDTFLARREVPDPAAVRLGDLRAWLAGLGAAGAARSSVSRRAASAKTFFRWAQRTGRLPADPSLRLLAPGKDAHLPGVLRAPQAAALMDLAAVAADDEDPLHLRNRAMLELLYASGMRVGELTGLDMDDLDLGTGTARVLGKGDKERVVPFGAPAAEATTAWLDAGRPRLVTAESGPALFLGRRGRRVDQRQVRSSLQGLLAHLPDTPPLGPHGLRHSAATHLLEGGADLRTVQELLGHASLATTQIYTHVSVERLRSAYQQAHPRA, translated from the coding sequence CTGCTGGCAGAGTTCGCGCAGCACCTGGAGATCGAGAAGGGGCGCTCGTCGCACACCGTCCGCGCCTATCTCGCCGACCTGCGCGCCCTGGACACCTTCCTGGCCCGCCGGGAGGTGCCCGACCCCGCCGCCGTCAGGTTGGGGGACTTGCGCGCCTGGTTGGCCGGGCTGGGCGCCGCCGGCGCGGCCCGGTCCAGCGTCTCCCGTCGGGCGGCCAGCGCGAAGACCTTCTTCCGGTGGGCCCAGCGCACCGGACGACTGCCCGCGGATCCCTCGCTGCGGCTGCTCGCCCCGGGCAAGGACGCTCACCTGCCCGGGGTGCTCCGGGCCCCGCAGGCCGCAGCGCTCATGGACCTGGCGGCCGTCGCTGCCGACGACGAGGACCCGCTGCACCTGCGCAACCGCGCCATGCTGGAGCTGCTCTACGCCTCCGGGATGCGCGTGGGTGAGCTGACCGGTCTCGACATGGACGACCTGGACCTGGGGACCGGGACCGCCCGGGTGCTGGGCAAGGGCGACAAGGAGCGCGTGGTGCCCTTCGGTGCCCCGGCGGCGGAGGCGACCACGGCGTGGCTCGACGCGGGACGTCCTCGTCTGGTGACGGCCGAGTCGGGGCCCGCGCTCTTCCTCGGCCGCCGTGGGCGCCGGGTGGACCAGCGGCAGGTCAGGTCCAGCCTGCAGGGTCTCCTCGCCCACCTGCCGGACACCCCGCCCCTGGGGCCGCACGGGCTGCGGCACAGCGCGGCCACCCACCTGCTCGAGGGCGGTGCGGACCTGCGCACCGTCCAGGAGCTCCTGGGGCACGCCAGCCTGGCGACCACCCAGATCTACACGCACGTGTCGGTCGAGCGCCTCCGCTCCGCCTACCAGCAGGCACACCCGCGCGCCTGA
- a CDS encoding M23 family metallopeptidase: MAVLAGSSTPVVAAAPVVSSSGALVSVLLGLRVPTLDTATGDRQSTALWGWPLAGVPEILQGFDPPEHRWGRGHRGVDLAGLPGERVLAVDGGVVSFSGEVAGVGVVSVTHPSGLRSTYQPVGARVAQGTRVARGDPLGRLTSGGHCAVHDCLHLGAVRGRDGYVDPTPLLLGVELTLLPHEGRATGRAGAGPVDGPGGAGEDAREEVR, translated from the coding sequence GTGGCGGTGCTCGCCGGGTCCTCCACCCCGGTGGTGGCGGCCGCGCCGGTGGTCTCCTCCTCGGGCGCGCTGGTCTCGGTCCTGCTGGGTCTGCGCGTGCCCACCTTGGACACCGCTACGGGGGACCGGCAGAGCACCGCGCTGTGGGGCTGGCCCCTCGCCGGCGTCCCCGAGATCCTGCAGGGCTTCGACCCGCCCGAGCACCGTTGGGGGCGTGGCCACCGAGGCGTCGACCTCGCAGGTCTGCCCGGCGAGAGGGTGCTGGCGGTGGACGGGGGTGTCGTGAGCTTCAGCGGGGAGGTCGCCGGGGTGGGCGTGGTGAGCGTGACCCATCCGAGCGGTCTGCGCAGCACCTACCAGCCGGTCGGGGCCCGGGTGGCCCAGGGGACACGAGTGGCTCGCGGGGACCCCCTCGGGCGGTTGACGTCCGGGGGCCACTGCGCCGTCCACGACTGCCTGCACCTCGGGGCCGTGCGGGGTCGCGACGGCTACGTCGACCCGACGCCGCTGCTGCTCGGCGTGGAGCTGACCCTGCTCCCGCACGAGGGTCGGGCCACCGGGAGGGCGGGTGCCGGACCGGTGGACGGACCCGGTGGGGCCGGTGAGGACGCACGAGAGGAGGTCCGGTGA
- a CDS encoding RNA-binding protein — translation MLEEALEHLVKGIVDHDGDVVVRTKNARHGDILEVRVHPEDLGRVIGRRGRTASALRTVVGALAGGEKVRVDIVDTDRAR, via the coding sequence ATGCTCGAGGAAGCGCTGGAGCACCTGGTCAAGGGCATCGTCGACCACGACGGTGACGTGGTCGTCCGCACCAAGAACGCCCGGCACGGCGACATCCTGGAGGTCCGGGTCCACCCGGAGGACCTGGGTCGCGTGATCGGTCGTCGCGGACGCACCGCGAGCGCCCTGCGCACCGTGGTCGGCGCCCTCGCCGGCGGCGAGAAGGTCCGCGTGGACATCGTCGACACCGACCGGGCGCGCTGA
- the serB gene encoding phosphoserine phosphatase SerB yields MDDVPLLTLLSDPSARDLSRTTPSEVAGTEVAGEPRWLRPGSAVQVPVGPRMRLDEDLWTTWQARGVDVVLQPDGARRRRVLLADMDSTMIQQECIDELAAHAGVGEQVAGITARAMNGELDFAGALHERVALLRGLPVGVVDTVLADRITPTPGGAELLATMAAAGGYAALVSGGFTLFTRVVAERLGFDEHRANTLEVADGRLTGRVVLPVVGQEAKLRALEEICARLGLGPEDVVAVGDGANDLPMLRAAGLGVALHAKPAVARQVPVRVNHGDLTAVLYLQGYAEDEFVRP; encoded by the coding sequence ATGGACGACGTGCCCCTCCTGACGCTCCTCAGCGACCCGAGCGCCCGTGACCTCTCCAGGACGACGCCCTCCGAGGTGGCCGGGACCGAGGTGGCCGGCGAGCCGCGCTGGCTGCGCCCGGGGTCCGCCGTGCAGGTCCCGGTCGGGCCTCGGATGCGCCTCGACGAGGACCTCTGGACCACCTGGCAGGCGCGCGGGGTCGACGTCGTCCTGCAGCCCGACGGGGCGCGCCGGCGGCGGGTGCTGCTCGCCGACATGGACTCGACGATGATCCAGCAGGAGTGCATCGACGAGCTGGCGGCGCACGCCGGGGTCGGCGAGCAGGTCGCCGGCATCACGGCCCGCGCCATGAACGGCGAGCTCGACTTCGCCGGTGCCCTGCACGAGCGGGTCGCCCTGCTGCGCGGGCTGCCGGTCGGCGTGGTCGACACGGTCCTCGCCGACCGCATCACCCCGACACCGGGAGGAGCCGAGCTGCTCGCCACCATGGCCGCGGCCGGCGGGTATGCCGCGCTCGTCTCCGGCGGGTTCACCCTCTTCACCCGGGTGGTGGCCGAGCGCCTCGGCTTCGACGAGCACCGCGCCAACACGCTCGAGGTCGCGGACGGCCGGCTGACCGGTCGCGTGGTGCTCCCGGTCGTCGGTCAGGAGGCGAAGCTGCGGGCGCTGGAGGAGATCTGCGCCCGGCTCGGGCTGGGTCCCGAGGACGTGGTGGCGGTCGGTGACGGCGCCAACGACCTGCCGATGCTGCGCGCTGCCGGTCTGGGGGTCGCGCTGCACGCCAAGCCCGCCGTCGCCCGCCAGGTGCCGGTCCGGGTCAACCACGGGGACCTCACGGCCGTGCTCTACCTGCAGGGCTACGCGGAGGACGAGTTCGTCCGCCCCTGA
- a CDS encoding YraN family protein — protein MVQEEGEMDEGGMPWSRARQIGDRGEELVCAHVQALGWMVLERNWRCPEGELDVVAHDGHQLVFCEVKTRRSARFGEPVEAVGRDKAHRLRRLAWAWLDAHERRGASFRIDVFGLLSPPDAPTRLTHLRGVA, from the coding sequence GTGGTCCAGGAGGAGGGGGAGATGGACGAGGGGGGTATGCCGTGGTCGAGGGCCCGGCAGATCGGCGACCGGGGCGAGGAGCTCGTCTGCGCGCACGTGCAGGCGCTGGGCTGGATGGTGCTGGAGCGCAACTGGCGCTGCCCGGAGGGTGAGCTCGACGTCGTGGCCCACGACGGCCACCAGCTGGTCTTCTGCGAGGTCAAGACGCGTCGCTCGGCCCGGTTCGGCGAGCCGGTCGAGGCGGTGGGCCGGGACAAGGCGCATCGGCTGCGACGGCTGGCCTGGGCCTGGCTGGACGCCCACGAGCGCCGGGGAGCCTCCTTCCGGATCGACGTCTTCGGCCTCCTGAGCCCGCCGGACGCGCCGACCCGGCTCACCCACCTGCGGGGAGTGGCCTGA